A window of the Tripterygium wilfordii isolate XIE 37 chromosome 12, ASM1340144v1, whole genome shotgun sequence genome harbors these coding sequences:
- the LOC120010711 gene encoding polygalacturonase At1g48100-like: MTFPQVFPFRMLFFVSSFCNFIPIHGHTITKQRHLLDTISQISMPPTLAPEASSPSYNAINPDTIRVFNVLSFGAVGDGVSDDTKAFKMAWDTACQADSAVLLVPGSHCFIIQPSIFTGPCKSGLVFQIDGTVMAPEGPDSWPPKSSKRQWLVFYKINGMSMQGGGVVDGRGEKWWNLPCKPHKGVKGTTLSSPCDSPVAIKFFMSSHLTVKGLKIKNSPQFHFRFDNCQHVHVESLSINSPAQSPNTDGIHIENTNNVQVYDSLISTGDDCVSIGAGCYNVDMRNITCGPSHGISIGSLGIHNSRACVSNITVTDSVIKHSDNGVRIKTWQGGSGMVSGITFDNILVETVHNPIMIDQYYCLTKNCSNQTSAVLISDISYTNIKGTYDVRSPPMHIACSDSVPCNNLVLSNIELLPAQGQIVANPFCWNAYRTIQTLTIPPVDCLLWGTPQPADQNDVNQC, translated from the exons ATGACATTCCCTCAAGTTTTTCCTTTTCGCATGCTCTTCTTTGTCTCCTCATTCTGCAACTTTATTCCCATTCATGGCCATACAATTACAAAGCAAAGGCATTTGTTGGACACAATTTCTCAAATTTCAATGCCTCCGACCCTTGCACCTGAGGCTTCTAGTCCTAGTTACAATGCAATAAATCCTGACACCATCAGGGTTTTCAATGTCCTATCATTTGGTGCTGTTGGTGATGGTGTTTCCGACGATACTAAAGCGTTCAAGATGGCTTGGGACACAGCTTGCCAAGCTGACTCGGCAGTTCTCCTTGTTCCGGGCAGCCATTGCTTCATCATACAACCTTCCATATTTACAGGACCATGTAAAAGTGGCCTTGTGTTTCAG ATTGACGGAACAGTAATGGCACCAGAAGGACCTGATTCATGGCCGCCAAAAAGCAGCAAGCGACAATGGCTGGTTTTctataaaatcaatggaatgtcAATGCAAGGAGGAGGTGTTGTGGATGGTAGAGGAGAGAAATGGTGGAACCTACCCTGCAAGCCTCACAAA GGAGTAAAGGGAACCACGCTATCCAGTCCTTGTGATAGCCCTGTG GCCATAAAGTTTTTCATGAGCTCGCATTTAACAGTCAAAGGACTGAAAATCAAGAACAGCCCTCAATTCCATTTTCGATTCGATAACTGTCAACATGTTCATGTAGAATCACTCAGCATCAATTCCCCTGCTCAGAGTCCCAATACTGATGGAATTCACATAGAGAACACAAACAATGTGCAGGTCTATGATTCACTCATCTCCACTG GTGATGACTGTGTATCAATTGGAGCAGGCTGTTATAATGTTGATATGAGGAACATAACGTGCGGTCCAAGTCATGGAATAAG TATTGGTAGTCTTGGGATCCATAACTCTCGAGCTTGTGTGTCAAACATCACAGTGACAGACTCAGTCATCAAGCACTCCGACAATGGTGTTCGGATCAAAACATGGCAGGGAGGATCAGGCATGGTGTCTGGGATCACATTTGACAACATCCTTGTTGAGACAGTTCATAACCCAATTATGATAGATCAATATTACTGCCTCACCAAGAACTGCAGTAACCAAACCAGTGCAGTTCTCATTTCTGATATTTCTTACACAAACATAAAGGGGACATATGATGTGAGGAGTCCACCTATGCATATAGCCTGCAGTGATTCAGTTCCATGCAATAACCTTGTATTGTCCAATATAGAGCTGCTTCCAGCTCAAGGACAAATTGTGGCAAACCCATTTTGCTGGAATGCATACAGAACCATTCAGACACTCACCATTCCACCAGTTGATTGCTTGTTGTGGGGAACCCCTCAACCGGCAGACCAGAATGATGTTAATCAGTGTTGA
- the LOC120010714 gene encoding pyrrolidone-carboxylate peptidase-like isoform X1, protein MGSEGPPAITIHVTGFKKFHGVSENPTEIIVRNLKEYLNKRGLPKGLILGSCSILETAGQGALVPLYQTLQSAISSKESGSSNSRRVIWVHFGVNSGATRFAIEHQAVNEATFRCPDEMGWKPQKVPIIPADGGVSRIRETSLPVEDITKSLAKQGYVVMTSDDAGRFVCNYVYYHSLRFAEQSGTKSLFVHVPLFTTIDEETQMRFVASLLEVLASLQ, encoded by the exons ATGGGGTCTGAAGGGCCACCGGCGATAACAATCCATGTGACAGGGTTTAAGAAGTTCCATGGAGTTTCGGAGAATCCAACTGAAATCATTGTCCGCAACCTTAAGGAGTACTTGAATAAAAGGGGTTTGCCAAAAGGCCTGATTCTTGGAAGTTGCAGCATCCTTGAAACTGCTGGCCAGGGAGCCCTTGTTCCTTTATACCAGACATTGCAATCTGCTATAAGTTCGAAAGAATCAGGATCTTCGAATTCCAGAAGAGTTATTTGG GTGCACTTTGGAGTTAATAGTGGCGCAACAAGATTTGCTATTGAGCATCAAGCTGTTAATGAAGCTACTTTCCGTTGTCCTGATGAGATGGGATGGAAACCTCAG AAAGTACCAATTATTCCTGCAGATGGTGGAGTTTCACGGATAAGAGAG ACTTCTCTTCCTGTTGAGGATATCACTAAGTCCTTGGCAAAGCAGGGTTATGTGGTGATGACCTCTGACGATGCTGGTCGTTTTGTATGCAATTATGTTTACTACCATTCCCTTCGCTTCGCAGAGCAGAGTGGAACCAAATCACTTTTTGTACATGTACCTCTCTTCACGACCATAGATGAAGAAACCCAAATGAGATTTGTTGCTTCCTTGCTGGAGGTACTTGCTTCTTTACAGTAG
- the LOC120010714 gene encoding uncharacterized protein LOC120010714 isoform X2: MGSEGPPAITIHVTGFKKFHGVSENPTEIIVRNLKEYLNKRGLPKGLILGSCSILETAGQGALVPLYQTLQSAISSKESGSSNSRRVIWVHFGVNSGATRFAIEHQAVNEATFRCPDEMGWKPQKVPIIPADGGVSRIRETSLPVEDITKSLAKQGYVSRVEPNHFLYMYLSSRP, from the exons ATGGGGTCTGAAGGGCCACCGGCGATAACAATCCATGTGACAGGGTTTAAGAAGTTCCATGGAGTTTCGGAGAATCCAACTGAAATCATTGTCCGCAACCTTAAGGAGTACTTGAATAAAAGGGGTTTGCCAAAAGGCCTGATTCTTGGAAGTTGCAGCATCCTTGAAACTGCTGGCCAGGGAGCCCTTGTTCCTTTATACCAGACATTGCAATCTGCTATAAGTTCGAAAGAATCAGGATCTTCGAATTCCAGAAGAGTTATTTGG GTGCACTTTGGAGTTAATAGTGGCGCAACAAGATTTGCTATTGAGCATCAAGCTGTTAATGAAGCTACTTTCCGTTGTCCTGATGAGATGGGATGGAAACCTCAG AAAGTACCAATTATTCCTGCAGATGGTGGAGTTTCACGGATAAGAGAG ACTTCTCTTCCTGTTGAGGATATCACTAAGTCCTTGGCAAAGCAGGGTTATGTG AGCAGAGTGGAACCAAATCACTTTTTGTACATGTACCTCTCTTCACGACCATAG
- the LOC120010714 gene encoding uncharacterized protein LOC120010714 isoform X3, with translation MGSEGPPAITIHVTGFKKFHGVSENPTEIIVRNLKEYLNKRGLPKGLILGSCSILETAGQGALVPLYQTLQSAISSKESGSSNSRRVIWVHFGVNSGATRFAIEHQAVNEATFRCPDEMGWKPQKVPIIPADGGVSRIRESRVEPNHFLYMYLSSRP, from the exons ATGGGGTCTGAAGGGCCACCGGCGATAACAATCCATGTGACAGGGTTTAAGAAGTTCCATGGAGTTTCGGAGAATCCAACTGAAATCATTGTCCGCAACCTTAAGGAGTACTTGAATAAAAGGGGTTTGCCAAAAGGCCTGATTCTTGGAAGTTGCAGCATCCTTGAAACTGCTGGCCAGGGAGCCCTTGTTCCTTTATACCAGACATTGCAATCTGCTATAAGTTCGAAAGAATCAGGATCTTCGAATTCCAGAAGAGTTATTTGG GTGCACTTTGGAGTTAATAGTGGCGCAACAAGATTTGCTATTGAGCATCAAGCTGTTAATGAAGCTACTTTCCGTTGTCCTGATGAGATGGGATGGAAACCTCAG AAAGTACCAATTATTCCTGCAGATGGTGGAGTTTCACGGATAAGAGAG AGCAGAGTGGAACCAAATCACTTTTTGTACATGTACCTCTCTTCACGACCATAG
- the LOC120010710 gene encoding inactive glucose-6-phosphate 1-dehydrogenase 4, chloroplastic isoform X2 produces MTSLSFSRISVPYADSSVNTPETSESTAVRYQSARSCPVVASNLQLVAGRHHVLTGGEANICQRFRGLKLWLIESLNLQLPNIKHGSNKFKNTGNQNKNQLANHWEMTLVHGRKVSEENFSADMHLDSSGKTVKSTLLPENSSLGNHRCDVSANMSTSTKPYSSSLETHSFNVLADGHGGPSLSIAVIGATGELARRKIFPALFALYYSGFLPENVGIFGYSRKNLTDEDLRALIASTLTCRIDHQENCGDKMEAFLHRTYYLNGGYDNRDGMSKLNCLMDQIEGVSAANRIFYLSVPQESLIDVASALADNAQTQRGWNRIIIEKPFGFNILSSQQLTSSLLSKFEEKQIYRIDHLLGKNLIENLTVLRFSNLVFEPLWSRAYIRNIQVILSEDLGMQTGRYFEGYGIIRDIVHSHILQTIALLAMEPPVSLDGEDIRNEKIKVLRSIRKLDPNDVILGQYKASSGDKIDVNLDGLTPTYFAAALYIDNPRWDGVPFLIKAGMGLIKHRVEIRIQFHHVPGNIYRERIGHNIDLATNELILCDVPDEAILIKVNNKIPGLGLQLDASELNLLYKDRYNVEVPDSYEHLLLDVIDGDSHLFMRSDELAAAWNILNPVLQELDKKNISPELYELGGRGPVGAYYLWAKHGVPWADD; encoded by the exons ATGACGTCGCTTTCGTTTTCACGTATTTCGGTACCCTATGCGGATTCTTCAGTCAATACGCCAGAAACCTCAGAATCTACTGCTGTTCGCTATCAGTCTGCTCGTAGCTGCCCT GTTGTTGCGAGCAACTTACAGCTGGTGGCAGGGAGGCATCATGTACTGACTGGAGGAGAAGCCAATATCTGTCAGAGGTTTCGTGGGTTAAAACTGTGGTTAATTGAGAGCCTAAATCTTCAGCTTCCTAATATAAAACATggttcaaataaattcaagaatACAGGGAATCAAAATAAGAATCAATTAGCAAATCATTGGGAAATGACATTAGTACATGGTAGAAAGGTTTCTGAAGAAAATTTCTCTGCAGATATGCACCTTG ATTCCAGTGGAAAAACAGTGAAATCAACTTTGCTGCCTGAAAATAGCTCTTTGGGTAATCATCGATGTGATGTTTCGGCAAATATGTCTACTTCCACTAAACCTTATTCAAGTTCACTAGAGACACATTCCTTTAATGTCCTGGCTGATGGTCATGGAGGACCTTCACTCTCCATTGCTGTCATAGGGGCTACCGGTGAGCTGGCAAGGAGAAAAATATTTCCTGCATTATTTGCACTATATTACAGTGGCTTTCTTCCTGAG AATGTTGGTATCTTCGGTTATTCGAGGAAGAATTTGACCGATGAAGACCTGAGAGCCCTTATAGCATCTACTTTGACGTGCCGCATTGATCATCA AGAAAACTGCGGTGACAAGATGGAAGCATTTCTTCATAGAACATACTACCTTAATGGAGGTTATGATAACAGAGACGGGATGTCCAAGCTTAATTGCCTGATGGATCAAATTGAg GGAGTATCTGCAGCAAACAGGATCTTCTACCTTTCTGTGCCTCAAGAATCACTTATTGATGTGGCATCCGCACTTGCTGATAATGCCCAAACCCAGAGGGGCTGGAATCGCATAATAATCGAAAAACCTTTTGGCTTTAATATACTGTCTTCTCAACAGTTGACAAGTTCTCTTCTCTCTAAGTTTGAGGAGAAGCAAATATATAG GATAGATCATCTTTTAGGAAAGAACCTTATTGAGAACCTCACAGTGTTAAGGTTTTCTAATCTGGTTTTTGAGCCATTGTGGAGTAGAGCTTACATACGCAACATACAG GTCATTTTATCAGAAGACTTGGGCATGCAAACAGGAAG ATATTTCGAAGGTTATGGTATCATTCGGGATATAGTACACAGTCATATTCTCCAGACTATAGCATTGCTTGCAATGGAACCACCTGTAAGTCTAGATGGTGAAGATATTCGAAATGAAAAG ATCAAGGTTCTCAGATCAATTCGCAAACTGGATCCTAATGATGTCATTCTTGGCCAGTATAAAGCTAGTTCTGGGGACAAGATTGATGTAAATTTGGATGGTTTGACCCCCACATATTTTGCTGCTGCATTATACATTGATAATCCACGTTGGGACGGTGTACCTTTTCTAATAAAAGCTGGCATGGGATTGATCAAACACAG AGTGGAGATACGTATTCAGTTCCATCATGTTCCAGGGAACATTTACCGTGAGCGCATTGGGCATAACATTGACCTTGCAACTAATGAGTTGATTCTGTGTGATGTCCCAGATGAAGCTATCCTAATCAAAGTTAACAATAAGATACCTGGATTAGGGTTGCAGTTGGATGCTTCAGAGCTTAATTTGCTTTACAAGGACAGGTATAATGTGGAGGTGCCTGATTCGTATGAACATCTCCTTCTTGATGTCATTGATGGAGATAGCCATCTTTTTATGAGAAGTGATGAGCTTGCAGCTGCATGGAATATTCTAAATCCAGTTTTGCAAGAATTAGATAAGAAGAATATATCACCAGAGCTCTATGAATTGGGAGGAAGAGGTCCGGTCGGAGCATACTATCTATGGGCAAAGCATGGGGTTCCATGGGCAGATGATTAG
- the LOC120010710 gene encoding inactive glucose-6-phosphate 1-dehydrogenase 4, chloroplastic isoform X1, whose amino-acid sequence MTSLSFSRISVPYADSSVNTPETSESTAVRYQSARSCPIMQVVASNLQLVAGRHHVLTGGEANICQRFRGLKLWLIESLNLQLPNIKHGSNKFKNTGNQNKNQLANHWEMTLVHGRKVSEENFSADMHLDSSGKTVKSTLLPENSSLGNHRCDVSANMSTSTKPYSSSLETHSFNVLADGHGGPSLSIAVIGATGELARRKIFPALFALYYSGFLPENVGIFGYSRKNLTDEDLRALIASTLTCRIDHQENCGDKMEAFLHRTYYLNGGYDNRDGMSKLNCLMDQIEGVSAANRIFYLSVPQESLIDVASALADNAQTQRGWNRIIIEKPFGFNILSSQQLTSSLLSKFEEKQIYRIDHLLGKNLIENLTVLRFSNLVFEPLWSRAYIRNIQVILSEDLGMQTGRYFEGYGIIRDIVHSHILQTIALLAMEPPVSLDGEDIRNEKIKVLRSIRKLDPNDVILGQYKASSGDKIDVNLDGLTPTYFAAALYIDNPRWDGVPFLIKAGMGLIKHRVEIRIQFHHVPGNIYRERIGHNIDLATNELILCDVPDEAILIKVNNKIPGLGLQLDASELNLLYKDRYNVEVPDSYEHLLLDVIDGDSHLFMRSDELAAAWNILNPVLQELDKKNISPELYELGGRGPVGAYYLWAKHGVPWADD is encoded by the exons ATGACGTCGCTTTCGTTTTCACGTATTTCGGTACCCTATGCGGATTCTTCAGTCAATACGCCAGAAACCTCAGAATCTACTGCTGTTCGCTATCAGTCTGCTCGTAGCTGCCCT ATCATGCAGGTTGTTGCGAGCAACTTACAGCTGGTGGCAGGGAGGCATCATGTACTGACTGGAGGAGAAGCCAATATCTGTCAGAGGTTTCGTGGGTTAAAACTGTGGTTAATTGAGAGCCTAAATCTTCAGCTTCCTAATATAAAACATggttcaaataaattcaagaatACAGGGAATCAAAATAAGAATCAATTAGCAAATCATTGGGAAATGACATTAGTACATGGTAGAAAGGTTTCTGAAGAAAATTTCTCTGCAGATATGCACCTTG ATTCCAGTGGAAAAACAGTGAAATCAACTTTGCTGCCTGAAAATAGCTCTTTGGGTAATCATCGATGTGATGTTTCGGCAAATATGTCTACTTCCACTAAACCTTATTCAAGTTCACTAGAGACACATTCCTTTAATGTCCTGGCTGATGGTCATGGAGGACCTTCACTCTCCATTGCTGTCATAGGGGCTACCGGTGAGCTGGCAAGGAGAAAAATATTTCCTGCATTATTTGCACTATATTACAGTGGCTTTCTTCCTGAG AATGTTGGTATCTTCGGTTATTCGAGGAAGAATTTGACCGATGAAGACCTGAGAGCCCTTATAGCATCTACTTTGACGTGCCGCATTGATCATCA AGAAAACTGCGGTGACAAGATGGAAGCATTTCTTCATAGAACATACTACCTTAATGGAGGTTATGATAACAGAGACGGGATGTCCAAGCTTAATTGCCTGATGGATCAAATTGAg GGAGTATCTGCAGCAAACAGGATCTTCTACCTTTCTGTGCCTCAAGAATCACTTATTGATGTGGCATCCGCACTTGCTGATAATGCCCAAACCCAGAGGGGCTGGAATCGCATAATAATCGAAAAACCTTTTGGCTTTAATATACTGTCTTCTCAACAGTTGACAAGTTCTCTTCTCTCTAAGTTTGAGGAGAAGCAAATATATAG GATAGATCATCTTTTAGGAAAGAACCTTATTGAGAACCTCACAGTGTTAAGGTTTTCTAATCTGGTTTTTGAGCCATTGTGGAGTAGAGCTTACATACGCAACATACAG GTCATTTTATCAGAAGACTTGGGCATGCAAACAGGAAG ATATTTCGAAGGTTATGGTATCATTCGGGATATAGTACACAGTCATATTCTCCAGACTATAGCATTGCTTGCAATGGAACCACCTGTAAGTCTAGATGGTGAAGATATTCGAAATGAAAAG ATCAAGGTTCTCAGATCAATTCGCAAACTGGATCCTAATGATGTCATTCTTGGCCAGTATAAAGCTAGTTCTGGGGACAAGATTGATGTAAATTTGGATGGTTTGACCCCCACATATTTTGCTGCTGCATTATACATTGATAATCCACGTTGGGACGGTGTACCTTTTCTAATAAAAGCTGGCATGGGATTGATCAAACACAG AGTGGAGATACGTATTCAGTTCCATCATGTTCCAGGGAACATTTACCGTGAGCGCATTGGGCATAACATTGACCTTGCAACTAATGAGTTGATTCTGTGTGATGTCCCAGATGAAGCTATCCTAATCAAAGTTAACAATAAGATACCTGGATTAGGGTTGCAGTTGGATGCTTCAGAGCTTAATTTGCTTTACAAGGACAGGTATAATGTGGAGGTGCCTGATTCGTATGAACATCTCCTTCTTGATGTCATTGATGGAGATAGCCATCTTTTTATGAGAAGTGATGAGCTTGCAGCTGCATGGAATATTCTAAATCCAGTTTTGCAAGAATTAGATAAGAAGAATATATCACCAGAGCTCTATGAATTGGGAGGAAGAGGTCCGGTCGGAGCATACTATCTATGGGCAAAGCATGGGGTTCCATGGGCAGATGATTAG
- the LOC120010439 gene encoding GDSL esterase/lipase At1g09390 produces the protein MEASDSPLNPPPPSVFLCFILPLILTSLPHLVASQCKNPPLIFNFGDSNSDTGGLAAGLGFPIDLPNGRSFFRTSTGRLSDGRLLIDFLCQSLNTSLLRPYLDSLSESKFSNGANFAVVGSSTLPKYVPFSLNIQVMQFLHFKAVTLQGSTADSGFKISNEGFRNALYMIDIGQNDVADSFSKNMSYIQVTKRIPSIITEISNAVKTLYDQGGRKFWVHNTGPLGCLPQKLTLVQTKELDTCGCLSSYNAAARLFNEALRHLCQRLRSELKDATIVYVDIYAIKYDLVANSTKYGFTNPLMACCGYGGPPYNYNIDITCGHSGSQVCNEGSQFINWDGIHYTEAANDIIASKVLSRAYSTPSTAFHSFCSN, from the exons ATGGAAGCTTCAGATTCTCCGCtaaatcctcctcctccttctgtCTTCTTGTGCTTCATCCTTCCGCTGATTCTCACTTCTCTGCCACACCTAGTTGCTTCGCAGTGCAAGAACCCACCACTCATCTTCAACTTTGGCGATTCCAACTCTGACACTGGTGGACTCGCTGCCGGACTTGGCTTCCCCATCGACCTCCCCAATGGCCGTTCCTTCTTCCGCACATCAACTGGCAGATTGTCCGATGGACGCCTCCTCATCGACTTCCTCT GCCAAAGTTTGAATACAAGTCTGCTTAGGCCATACCTAGACTCATTATCAGAGTCCAAGTTCAGTAATGGTGCAAACTTTGCAGTTGTGGGGTCATCAACACTTCCCAAATATGTTCCTTTCTCGCTCAACATTCAGGTTATGCAGTTCCTTCACTTCAAGGCCGTAACTCTTCAAGGCAGTACAGCtg ATTCAGGGTTTAAAATCAGTAATGAAGGCTTTCGGAATGCCCTTTATATGATTGATATTGGGCAAAATGACGTTGCTGATTCATTTTCCAAGAATATGTCATATATTCAAGTAACAAAAAGAATTCCATCCATTATTACAGAGATAAGCAATGCTGTAAAG ACTCTATATGATCAAGGTGGCAGAAAATTTTGGGTTCACAATACAGGGCCATTGGGTTGTCTCCCTCAGAAACTCACGTTGGTTCAAACCAAAGAGCTGGATACCTGTGGATGTCTTTCAAGTTATAATGCAGCAGCGAGGTTGTTCAATGAAGCACTACGCCATTTGTGCCAAAGGTTGAGATCAGAGTTGAAGGATGCTACTATAgtatatgtagatatatacgCCATCAAGTATGATCTCGTTGCCAACTCCACAAAATATG GTTTCACAAATCCACTAATGGCATGCTGTGGGTATGGAGGACCTCCATACAATTATAACATAGATATCACATGCGGTCACTCCGGCTCTCAGGTTTGCAATGAAGGATCACAATTTATAAACTGGGATGGAATCCATTACACAGAAGCAGCCAATGACATTATAGCTTCGAAAGTACTTTCAAGAGCTTATTCCACTCCGAGCACTGCGTTTCATTCCTTCTGTAGCAATTGA
- the LOC120010126 gene encoding WAT1-related protein At1g09380-like: MVVGDFLPFLFMVVVQMGYAGMNITSKVAMDAGMKPLVLVAYRQIFATLVMIPLAYIFEWKTRPKITKGIVFQIFLCSLTGITANHAFYFVGLQLSTPTIGCAMTNLLPAFTFILAVIFRQETVGIKKAAGIAKVLGTVVCVGGAMLLSFYHGHIFHAGESRIEWDYGVKMGGNNTTNESSSLLGPLLLMASSLGWAAWFIIQAKVSANFPAPYTSTVMMLSMGAIECVIIALISEHKVSAWSLRSPVRLFSSLYAGLVCSGLAFYLTTWCIQRKGALYASVFSPLLLIMVAIFSWALLREKLYLGTAVGSVLIIVGLYSVLWGKDKEIKKVIEEEQVSKLDTKGDIEYCQQTTPYRYSNGNHHSPI; the protein is encoded by the exons ATGGTGGTGGGTGATTTTTTGCCATTCTTGTTCATGGTTGTGGTGCAAATGGGTTATGCTGGGATGAATATCACATCAAAGGTTGCCATGGATGCTGGGATGAAGCCTCTTGTTCTTGTCGCTTACAGGCAAATCTTTGCCACCCTTGTCATGATCCCTCTCGCTTACATCTTTGAGTG GAAAACTAGGCCAAAGATCACAAAGGGTATTGTTTTCCAGATTTTCTTATGCTCATTGACAGG GATAACAGCAAACCATGCCTTTTACTTTGTGGGTCTTCAACTTTCAACCCCAACTATAGGGTGTGCAATGACCAACTTACTGCCTGCCTTCACATTTATCCTGGCAGTCATTTTCCG acaGGAAACAGTGGGCATAAAGAAGGCAGCAGGGATAGCGAAGGTGTTGGGGACAGTAGTATGTGTAGGTGGAGCAATGTTGCTGTCATTTTACCATGGACACATCTTCCATGCTGGTGAATCCAGGATTGAGTGGGACTACGGCGTCAAAATGGGAGGTAATAACACCACCAACGAATCAAGCAGCCTCTTAGGTCCCTTGCTTCTCATGGCTAGCTCTCTCGGTTGGGCAGCATGGTTCATCATCCAA GCGAAAGTGAGCGCAAACTTTCCGGCTCCATACACAAGCACAGTGATGATGTTGTCGATGGGTGCGATTGAGTGTGTGATCATTGCCTTGATTTCAGAACACAAAGTATCTGCTTGGTCATTGAGATCTCCTGTCAGGCTCTTCTCGTCTCTTTACGCG GGGCTTGTATGTTCAGGACtagcattttacctaacaacatGGTGTATTCAGAGGAAAGGAGCACTGTATGCATCTGTGTTCAGCCCATTGTTGCTCATCATGGTAGCCATCTTTAGCTGGGCCTTGCTTCGTGAGAAATTATATCTTGGAAC TGCTGTAGGGTCTGTTTTGATTATTGTGGGGCTGTACAGTGTGCTATGGGGGAAGGATAAAGAGATAAAGAAAGTCATTGAAGAAGAACAAGTGAGCAAGCTAGACACTAAAGGTGATATAGAGTACTGTCAGCAGACTACTCCCTATAGATATTCAAATGGCAATCATCATTCTCCAATTTAG
- the LOC120010757 gene encoding ADP-ribosylation factor 2-B, with the protein MGLSFAKLFSRLFAKKEMRILMVGLDAAGKTTILYKLKLGEIVTTIPTIGFNVETVEYKNISFTVWDVGGQDKIRPLWRHYFQNTQGLIFVVDSNDRDRVVEARDELHRMLNEDELRDAVLLVFANKQDLPNAMNAAEITDKLGLHSLRQRHWYIQSTCATSGEGLYEGLDWLSNNIANK; encoded by the exons ATGGGGCTGTCTTTTGCCAAGCTTTTTAGCCGACTTTTTGCCAAGAAAGAGATGCGAATTCTGATGGTAGGTCTTGATGCTGCGGGTAAGACCACCATCTTGTACAAGCTCAAGTTGGGAGAGATTGTCACCACGATTCCTACAATAG GATTCAACGTGGAGACTGTGGAATATAAGAACATAAGCTTCACAGTTTGGGATGTTGGTGGTCAGGATAAG ATTCGTCCCTTGTGGAGACACTACTTCCAAAATACTCAAGGTCTTATTTTTGTCGTTGATAGCAATGATCGTGATCGTGTAGTTGAGGCTAGGGATGAACTGCATCGAATGTTGAATGAG GATGAGTTGAGAGATGCTGTGCTTCTTGTATTTGCAAACAAACAAGATCTTCCAAATGCTATGAATGCTGCGGAGATTACTGACAAGCTTGGCCTTCATTCACTCCGTCAACGCCACTG GTATATACAGAGCACCTGTGCCACATCTGGTGAGGGACTTTACGAAGGACTGGACTGGCTCTCCAACAATATTGCTAACAag TGA
- the LOC120010590 gene encoding uncharacterized protein LOC120010590, with protein MASSAHSFAFLLFLMFFTFLFMNQLVSCDQQTEDRINYVCRQMEEYGFCDKTFNQNLKGPTADYVDLTLITIEQSLLNASNTNTYIERLGRSTKPGALKNALIECNNVYNSIMQSFRNANMYYKQKNYNAMIMSESVTPRLIESCITCFLTPPLHPMGPLETMNRQMRMLCSMALVTGHQLQSKKLK; from the coding sequence atggcTTCTTCTGCTCATTCTTTTgcttttctcttgtttttaatgttcttcactttcttgttcaTGAACCAATTAGTCTCATGTGACCAACAAACGGAGGATCGAATCAATTATGTTTGCAGACAAATGGAGGAATACGGATTCTGTGACAAAACCTTCAATCAAAACCTGAAAGGCCCAACAGCAGACTATGTGGATTTGACATTGATAACCATTGAGCAATCTCTACTCAATGCATCAAACACAAATACTTACATTGAGAGACTTGGGAGGAGCACAAAACCAGGAGCATTGAAGAATGCTCTCATTGAATGCAACAATGTTTATAATTCAATTATGCAGTCTTTCAGGAACGCCAACATGTACTACAAGCAGAAAAATTATAATGCAATGATTATGTCTGAATCTGTGACACCAAGATTGATAGAGAGTTGTATTACCTGCTTCCTCACTCCGCCGCTTCACCCTATGGGCCCTTTGGAGACCATGAATAGGCAAATGAGGATGCTTTGTTCCATGGCTTTGGTTACTGGCCATCAACTTCAATCCAAGAAgttgaaataa